A portion of the Algisphaera agarilytica genome contains these proteins:
- a CDS encoding STAS domain-containing protein, which translates to MPLQKWSDQIWVSQMSQEPSFSEEIEVLKTQYAAADEPPHVVIDLSQVPVLNSSNISQMLEIRKLATDQGRKVKIAGPTDAVWSVFLTASLDKVFEFSQDTSIALAELQILG; encoded by the coding sequence ATGCCGCTGCAAAAATGGTCTGATCAGATCTGGGTGAGCCAGATGTCACAGGAACCTTCGTTCTCCGAAGAGATCGAAGTCCTCAAAACCCAATACGCCGCCGCGGACGAACCACCGCATGTGGTGATCGACCTGTCCCAAGTGCCGGTTCTGAACAGCTCGAATATCTCGCAGATGCTGGAGATCCGAAAGCTCGCCACCGATCAGGGCCGGAAGGTCAAAATCGCCGGTCCGACCGATGCGGTGTGGTCGGTCTTCCTGACGGCGAGCCTGGACAAGGTGTTCGAGTTTTCCCAAGACACCTCGATCGCACTGGCGGAGCTGCAGATCCTCGGGTGA
- a CDS encoding response regulator, with the protein MSDQDEPLRLKDKKILVVDDDPEIRAAIDHALQAEGALTQVCGDGNSAVRICEGDPPDLVVLDMMLPKRSGFLVLEKVKKFESAPRVIMVTANEGKRHQQYAENLEVDGYLLKPVRLERLITLAEDLLGGD; encoded by the coding sequence ATGAGCGACCAAGACGAACCGCTGCGCCTGAAAGACAAGAAGATCCTGGTGGTCGACGACGACCCGGAGATCCGCGCCGCGATCGACCACGCCCTGCAAGCCGAAGGCGCCCTGACCCAGGTCTGCGGCGACGGCAACTCCGCGGTCCGTATCTGTGAAGGCGACCCGCCGGACCTGGTGGTGCTGGACATGATGCTGCCCAAGCGCTCGGGCTTCCTGGTCCTCGAAAAGGTCAAGAAGTTCGAGTCGGCACCCCGCGTGATCATGGTCACCGCCAACGAGGGCAAGCGCCACCAGCAGTACGCCGAGAACCTCGAAGTGGACGGCTACCTGCTCAAGCCCGTTCGGCTCGAACGCCTGATCACCCTCGCCGAAGACCTGCTCGGCGGCGATTGA
- a CDS encoding lysophospholipid acyltransferase family protein → MAQRGPVYEKVEYLLARLLATAVTGFEVEQSQKTARFIGAQLDRFDVKHRKRAQHNIRLCFPDWTDDQVRLCAKKSTQHLIQLAFETLHTPKVLNADSWPNHIKMVNLGQAIDLLNSDGPTILLTGHQGNWEVLGYLLALLGYDMDTIARPLDNKLINDWLLGIREKQGMRIVTKFDATERMVSVLEQGGALAFTADQNAGDKGIFVPFFGRFASTYKSIGLLAMTHNAPIVCGYAHRIGQDFKFEMGITDIIRPEDWEAQPNPLYYITARYCRAFETMVRDRPDQFLWSHRRWKSRPRHEKKGQPIPRALRTNLEGLPWMTDDLMRQLENPPPEYTA, encoded by the coding sequence ATGGCCCAGAGGGGACCGGTCTACGAAAAGGTCGAATACCTCCTCGCCCGTCTGCTGGCGACTGCCGTCACCGGGTTCGAGGTCGAGCAGAGCCAGAAGACCGCCCGGTTCATCGGGGCGCAGCTCGACCGCTTCGACGTTAAACACCGCAAGCGGGCTCAGCACAACATCCGTCTGTGCTTCCCCGACTGGACCGATGATCAGGTCCGGCTCTGTGCCAAGAAGTCGACGCAGCACCTGATCCAGCTCGCGTTCGAGACCCTCCACACCCCGAAGGTGCTCAACGCCGACTCCTGGCCGAACCACATCAAGATGGTCAACCTCGGCCAAGCGATCGATCTGCTCAATTCCGATGGCCCGACCATCCTGCTCACCGGGCACCAGGGCAACTGGGAAGTCCTGGGCTATCTTTTGGCCCTCCTGGGCTACGACATGGACACGATCGCCCGGCCGTTGGATAACAAGCTGATCAATGATTGGCTGCTGGGCATCCGCGAGAAGCAGGGGATGCGGATCGTGACCAAGTTCGACGCTACGGAGCGGATGGTCTCGGTCCTCGAGCAGGGCGGGGCGTTGGCGTTTACCGCCGACCAGAACGCGGGGGACAAGGGCATCTTCGTGCCGTTCTTCGGGCGTTTTGCGAGCACCTATAAATCCATCGGGCTGTTGGCGATGACCCACAACGCGCCGATCGTCTGCGGCTACGCCCACCGCATCGGCCAAGACTTCAAGTTCGAGATGGGCATCACCGACATCATCCGCCCGGAAGACTGGGAGGCCCAGCCCAACCCGCTCTATTACATCACCGCGCGGTACTGCCGGGCGTTTGAGACCATGGTCCGCGACCGCCCCGACCAGTTCCTCTGGAGCCACCGCCGGTGGAAGAGCCGCCCCCGCCACGAGAAGAAGGGCCAGCCCATCCCCCGGGCGTTGCGGACCAACCTTGAAGGTCTGCCGTGGATGACCGACGACCTCATGCGGCAGCTCGAAAACCCGCCCCCGGAATACACGGCCTGA
- a CDS encoding RidA family protein — protein sequence MSLQPKIQQLGLTLPPVPAAVANYRVTNESHFTLYISGQLPKTDDGSLLATGKVGGEVDLDTAKQCARQCVLNALSAIESELSGHLTGKFQQVVRVGVFVASTPEFTDQHLVADAASSLLQEVLGPKGNHARSAVGCVSLPLDAPVEIEMTVELFDDRFEMD from the coding sequence ATGAGCCTGCAACCCAAGATCCAACAACTCGGCCTCACACTCCCGCCTGTGCCCGCGGCGGTCGCGAACTACCGCGTCACCAACGAGAGCCACTTCACCCTGTACATCAGCGGCCAGCTGCCCAAGACCGACGACGGGAGCCTGCTGGCGACCGGCAAGGTCGGTGGCGAAGTCGATCTGGACACCGCCAAGCAGTGTGCCCGGCAGTGCGTGCTCAACGCCCTGTCGGCGATCGAATCGGAGCTCAGCGGGCACCTGACGGGCAAGTTCCAGCAGGTGGTCCGCGTGGGCGTGTTTGTCGCCAGCACGCCGGAGTTTACGGATCAGCACCTCGTGGCCGACGCCGCCAGCAGCCTGCTGCAGGAGGTCCTGGGCCCGAAGGGCAACCACGCCCGCTCCGCGGTGGGCTGCGTCTCGCTGCCGCTGGACGCCCCGGTCGAGATCGAGATGACCGTCGAGCTCTTCGACGACCGTTTCGAGATGGACTGA
- a CDS encoding protein-disulfide reductase DsbD family protein, whose amino-acid sequence MTAEAVMIAGQTHTGSPTAIAVVIDIADKYHINPDPPRSGPTWFPGQYPTTLKLIDPPAGVQVGQVQYPEPKPYAVEYADQDILVYEGQVVLYVPLLLSPEVEAGTLDFKLELEVQACDPKVCLMPEVIELSTSIEVLPVGTELAESDQATQDLFAGFDPAGWAAIGEPLDVPEPTQVIEDNSAEPSDQSMPSGWLALFLFQKLAVALAAGFILNFTPCVLPVVPLKVMSLAQHGNAAGGRKRTILLALVMASGIIGFWLVIGGAMVVFKQFDTISKLFQNPEFNLAVGVVIAVLAVSMLGVFTINLPRAVYQINPTGDTVTGSFGFGIMTAVLATPCAGPLMGAAVAWATLQGVVTVLLVFAALGLGMALPYLLLTLFPELVNKMPRAGAGSELLKQTMGILMLAAAAFFLGVGIVALTSDGTQANSQLHWWFVGALVAAAGIWLILRGVTKVCQTSGGRRFVSVSGLLLIASGVWLGAANAWPDTARGSAAGDELLDEGIPWIYYTPDRLAEQQDAGRVVLLDFTAEWCLNCKALEKAVLESDRITALLREPGVAPVKVDITSRRNVDGNNLLKKMGRVTIPLLVVLDGQGNEVFKADFYTIDQVADAIERAKAWGEVAMR is encoded by the coding sequence GTGACCGCCGAGGCGGTGATGATCGCGGGCCAGACCCACACCGGCAGCCCCACAGCGATTGCGGTGGTGATCGACATCGCCGACAAATACCACATTAACCCCGATCCGCCCCGCAGCGGCCCCACGTGGTTCCCCGGGCAATACCCCACAACCCTGAAACTGATCGATCCCCCGGCGGGCGTTCAGGTCGGCCAGGTGCAATACCCCGAGCCCAAGCCCTACGCGGTGGAGTACGCCGACCAGGACATCCTGGTCTACGAGGGCCAGGTGGTGCTCTACGTCCCGCTGCTGCTGAGCCCGGAGGTCGAGGCGGGGACGTTGGATTTCAAGCTTGAGCTCGAGGTGCAGGCTTGTGACCCGAAGGTGTGTCTGATGCCGGAGGTGATTGAGCTTTCGACGTCGATCGAGGTGTTACCCGTTGGTACCGAGCTCGCTGAATCTGATCAAGCGACTCAGGACCTTTTCGCTGGTTTTGATCCGGCGGGTTGGGCGGCGATAGGTGAGCCCCTTGATGTGCCAGAACCAACGCAAGTAATCGAAGATAACTCGGCTGAGCCGTCGGATCAATCGATGCCCAGCGGATGGTTGGCTCTGTTTCTCTTTCAGAAATTGGCGGTGGCGTTGGCTGCGGGTTTTATTTTAAATTTTACGCCTTGCGTCTTGCCGGTGGTGCCCCTGAAAGTGATGAGCCTTGCGCAGCACGGCAACGCCGCCGGGGGGCGTAAACGAACGATTCTGCTGGCGCTGGTCATGGCGTCAGGCATCATCGGCTTCTGGCTGGTGATCGGTGGGGCGATGGTGGTTTTCAAACAATTTGACACCATCAGCAAGCTTTTTCAGAACCCCGAATTTAATCTTGCTGTGGGGGTTGTGATTGCGGTTTTGGCCGTCTCGATGCTGGGTGTGTTCACGATCAATCTGCCGCGTGCGGTCTACCAGATAAACCCAACCGGAGATACGGTGACGGGATCTTTTGGTTTTGGGATCATGACCGCCGTGCTGGCGACACCCTGTGCCGGCCCTTTGATGGGGGCTGCGGTCGCGTGGGCAACACTGCAGGGTGTCGTGACCGTGCTCTTGGTGTTTGCGGCTTTGGGCCTTGGTATGGCTTTGCCATATCTCTTGCTGACGCTGTTTCCTGAACTCGTCAACAAGATGCCCAGGGCCGGGGCGGGAAGCGAACTGCTCAAGCAGACCATGGGCATCCTGATGCTCGCGGCCGCGGCATTCTTTTTAGGCGTGGGCATTGTCGCCTTGACCTCCGACGGCACGCAAGCCAACAGCCAACTGCATTGGTGGTTCGTGGGGGCTTTGGTGGCGGCGGCGGGGATTTGGCTAATCCTGCGGGGGGTGACGAAGGTCTGCCAGACCTCGGGTGGGCGGCGTTTCGTGTCGGTTTCCGGTCTGTTGTTGATCGCCTCTGGGGTTTGGCTTGGTGCCGCAAATGCCTGGCCAGATACGGCACGGGGGAGCGCAGCGGGCGACGAATTGCTTGATGAAGGGATCCCGTGGATTTATTACACCCCGGACCGGCTCGCCGAGCAGCAAGACGCGGGGCGTGTCGTACTACTCGACTTCACCGCCGAGTGGTGCCTCAACTGCAAAGCTCTGGAAAAAGCCGTGCTCGAAAGCGATCGGATTACCGCGTTGCTTCGCGAGCCTGGTGTTGCTCCGGTGAAGGTCGATATCACATCCCGCCGTAACGTCGACGGGAACAACCTGCTCAAGAAGATGGGGCGCGTAACGATCCCGCTGCTGGTGGTGCTGGACGGACAGGGCAACGAGGTGTTCAAGGCCGACTTCTACACCATCGATCAGGTGGCCGACGCGATCGAGCGTGCCAAGGCCTGGGGTGAGGTTGCGATGCGGTGA
- a CDS encoding thioredoxin family protein: MKRISAIGMLALAMIVVGALNVSTAVAGDADEKKSAKAELVVVKFHADWCGSCKAMGDTFEDLTTKLDSEPVLFVNLDQTTTPGREQAGYLMNAMGGGEVWDEFGGKTGFILVINPKDMSVAAKLTKDMGFKDMVKAINEAMPSA, encoded by the coding sequence ATGAAGCGGATCAGTGCAATCGGGATGTTGGCCTTGGCGATGATCGTGGTGGGCGCGTTGAACGTGTCGACGGCGGTGGCGGGCGACGCGGATGAGAAGAAGAGCGCTAAGGCCGAGCTGGTCGTGGTCAAGTTCCACGCGGACTGGTGCGGCTCGTGCAAGGCGATGGGCGACACCTTCGAGGACCTCACCACCAAGCTCGACAGCGAGCCGGTGTTGTTCGTGAACCTCGACCAGACGACGACGCCCGGCCGAGAGCAGGCGGGCTACCTCATGAACGCCATGGGCGGCGGCGAGGTCTGGGACGAATTCGGCGGAAAGACCGGCTTCATCCTCGTGATCAACCCCAAAGACATGAGCGTCGCGGCCAAGCTCACCAAAGACATGGGTTTCAAGGACATGGTCAAGGCCATCAACGAAGCCATGCCGTCGGCGTAA
- a CDS encoding RNA polymerase sigma factor: protein MSREPEDLQDLLQSGYRYALALTRQREAAEDVLHEACLSLAKTDGPWKRRLLFRAIKHRFIDAYRQQQRRPQTQTGDEAYRFAEDAQGGVLATLVQTDSVEAALRCLSDDEREAVLLAWVEGYTARETAKQLGRPRGTVLSLLHRARKKLRDRLGEPAASDLQTSSRRKAEQ from the coding sequence ATGTCGCGTGAACCCGAAGACCTGCAGGACCTGCTCCAGAGCGGGTACCGCTACGCCCTGGCGTTGACCCGCCAGCGTGAGGCGGCGGAGGACGTGCTCCACGAGGCGTGCCTGTCGCTGGCCAAGACCGATGGCCCGTGGAAGCGTCGGCTGCTGTTCCGGGCGATCAAGCACCGGTTCATCGACGCCTACCGCCAGCAGCAGCGCCGACCCCAGACGCAGACGGGCGACGAGGCGTATCGGTTCGCTGAGGACGCCCAGGGCGGGGTCCTGGCCACGCTGGTGCAGACCGACTCAGTCGAGGCGGCGCTGCGTTGCCTGAGCGACGACGAACGCGAAGCGGTCCTCCTGGCCTGGGTCGAGGGGTACACCGCCCGAGAGACCGCCAAGCAGCTCGGCCGACCACGCGGCACGGTGCTCAGCCTGCTGCACCGGGCCCGCAAGAAACTCCGCGACCGCTTGGGTGAGCCGGCCGCATCCGACCTCCAGACCTCCAGCAGAAGAAAGGCGGAACAATGA